From the Myxococcales bacterium genome, one window contains:
- a CDS encoding outer membrane protein transport protein, which translates to MRIFLSGAALIAATGVAAAGGLERPNGISARAVAQGGAFCAVADDATAWHWNPGAAAFGAPAVMIGGELVIAPRTYVPIDAAGVRGPAQSPDTPIVPVPSIGVVVRASDRVTVGAGVWNSFGGQLNYTPTGMSAIDATQDLVLEVVGGVAYRVTPRLAIGATVRLGVGLFSVKATDKPITSDLSGSGIGPGVGLGIAWRPHPRVALGATWRSALDVDVSGSGTLAVGAGLDLDMAHTQHWPQSVELGAAIAATRTVRVSAQVDWTGWSSFETLAVRFPTRPAADQVFLLDWDNTLTGRLGVEWAATPTVAVRAGAYVDGNAVPDRTIERQYLDSTKVGGSLGGGVRFGRWRVDGAFDLITGPPRTVPDNRADVGPFTDLANIAPGEHSGSVYTFELAVARRL; encoded by the coding sequence ATGAGGATCTTTCTGAGCGGGGCGGCGCTGATCGCCGCGACGGGCGTCGCCGCGGCGGGCGGGCTCGAGCGGCCCAACGGCATCTCGGCGCGCGCGGTCGCGCAGGGCGGCGCGTTCTGCGCGGTCGCCGACGACGCCACCGCCTGGCACTGGAACCCGGGCGCCGCGGCGTTCGGCGCCCCGGCGGTGATGATCGGCGGCGAGCTGGTGATCGCGCCGCGCACCTACGTGCCCATCGACGCCGCGGGCGTGCGCGGCCCGGCCCAGTCGCCCGACACGCCGATCGTCCCGGTGCCATCGATCGGCGTCGTCGTCCGCGCCAGCGACCGCGTCACCGTCGGGGCCGGGGTCTGGAACTCGTTCGGCGGCCAGCTCAACTACACGCCGACCGGCATGTCGGCGATCGACGCGACGCAGGATCTGGTGCTCGAGGTCGTCGGCGGGGTCGCCTACCGGGTCACGCCGCGGCTGGCGATCGGCGCGACGGTGCGCCTCGGCGTCGGCCTGTTCTCGGTCAAGGCCACCGACAAGCCGATCACCAGCGACCTGTCTGGATCCGGCATCGGGCCCGGCGTCGGGCTCGGGATCGCGTGGCGCCCGCACCCGCGCGTGGCGCTGGGGGCGACCTGGCGCAGCGCGCTCGACGTCGACGTCTCGGGCTCCGGCACGCTCGCGGTCGGCGCCGGCCTCGACCTCGACATGGCTCACACCCAGCACTGGCCGCAGTCCGTCGAGCTCGGCGCCGCGATCGCCGCCACGCGCACGGTGCGCGTTTCCGCACAGGTCGACTGGACCGGCTGGTCGAGCTTCGAGACCCTGGCGGTCCGGTTCCCGACCCGGCCAGCGGCCGATCAGGTGTTCCTGCTCGACTGGGACAACACGCTGACGGGCCGGCTCGGCGTCGAGTGGGCGGCGACGCCGACCGTCGCGGTCCGGGCCGGCGCCTACGTCGACGGCAACGCGGTGCCCGATCGCACGATCGAGCGCCAGTACCTCGACTCGACCAAGGTCGGTGGCTCGCTCGGCGGCGGCGTGCGGTTCGGGCGCTGGCGGGTCGACGGCGCGTTCGATCTCATCACGGGGCCGCCGCGCACCGTTCCCGACAACCGCGCTGACGTGGGTCCGTTCACCGACCTCGCCAACATCGCGCCGGGCGAGCACAGCGGCAGCGTCTACACGTTCGAGCTCGCGGTCGCGCGACGCCTGTGA
- a CDS encoding OmpA family protein: MRRLVAVLVVAALAGTAVADPSPAAGVDAALFRPSIDGSGVLSLEGARLPVKHDLSWKMWLGYGKGPFNVAVPGIGADSDDAVLDYLVTLDMAFGLTVSKKVAIGLAAAVYRTDTGPGYGQRGRFQGESATPSTGMISLRPLTNIDQSGGYEPQGLSGPLDVRASGKYQFLEGSNLAAAAMVTVVLPFGEDEMFLGDRNLVFEPRVTADYRFDRLHATKLVANLGARIRQRTVLEAYDKATLPVTQTPEQAAQVVLDVGSELTAGVGANVELSPAVVASVEVVGFVPLPSAVTYGSCTRVDGRRCSTLESTDYFAGGKAGDLAAYAAAGLNYRVNPHVTATAAATYGITGARGDDFSVLVGAVWSPQPASEARVGRGDKDGDGIPDVSDACVEDSEDNDGFQDDDGCPDLDNDGDGVVDANDQCTEEPEDRDGYQDDDGCPERDNDGDGIQDIADRCPDDAEDIDGFDDGDGCSDEDNDGDGFADKNDKCPDDPETVNGVDDDDGCPDVRTQTGPVEAVDRIDLRGNKIEFSGTALTPASKVILGQVAAIVRDKKLSVRIEVHVALGTKSKNARTIASQKKKDKDQAGKRGQAVLEYLVTQGVPVAQIQAVGLGSDRPLGASLPTDAINDRVDFIKSQQRTP; this comes from the coding sequence GTGAGGCGCCTCGTCGCTGTCCTCGTCGTCGCCGCGCTGGCCGGCACGGCCGTCGCGGATCCTTCGCCCGCGGCCGGCGTCGACGCCGCGCTGTTCCGGCCGTCGATCGACGGCAGCGGCGTGCTCTCGCTCGAGGGCGCGCGCCTGCCGGTCAAGCACGACCTGTCGTGGAAGATGTGGCTCGGCTACGGCAAGGGCCCGTTCAACGTCGCCGTGCCCGGCATCGGGGCCGACAGCGACGACGCGGTCCTCGACTACCTGGTCACGCTCGACATGGCGTTCGGCCTGACCGTGTCCAAGAAGGTCGCGATCGGCCTGGCCGCCGCGGTCTATCGGACCGACACCGGCCCCGGCTACGGTCAGCGCGGCCGCTTCCAGGGTGAGTCCGCGACGCCCTCGACCGGCATGATCTCGCTGCGCCCGCTGACGAACATCGACCAGTCAGGCGGCTACGAGCCCCAGGGCCTGTCGGGCCCGCTCGACGTGCGCGCGTCCGGCAAGTACCAGTTCCTCGAGGGATCCAACCTCGCCGCCGCCGCGATGGTGACCGTCGTGCTGCCGTTCGGCGAGGACGAGATGTTCCTCGGCGATCGCAACCTGGTGTTCGAGCCGCGCGTGACCGCGGACTACCGGTTCGATCGCCTGCACGCCACCAAGCTCGTGGCCAACCTCGGCGCGCGCATCCGTCAGCGCACGGTGCTCGAGGCCTACGACAAGGCCACGCTGCCGGTGACCCAGACGCCCGAGCAGGCCGCGCAGGTGGTCCTCGACGTCGGCTCCGAGCTGACCGCCGGCGTCGGCGCCAACGTCGAGCTGTCGCCGGCGGTCGTGGCCTCGGTCGAGGTGGTCGGGTTCGTGCCGCTGCCTTCGGCGGTCACCTACGGCAGCTGCACCCGCGTCGACGGCCGCCGCTGCTCGACCCTGGAGTCGACCGACTACTTCGCCGGCGGCAAGGCCGGCGACCTGGCCGCCTACGCCGCGGCCGGCCTCAACTACCGCGTCAACCCCCACGTCACCGCGACCGCGGCCGCCACCTACGGCATCACCGGCGCCCGCGGCGACGACTTCAGCGTGCTGGTCGGCGCGGTCTGGTCGCCGCAGCCCGCGAGCGAGGCCCGGGTCGGACGCGGCGACAAGGACGGCGACGGCATCCCCGACGTCAGCGACGCCTGCGTCGAGGACAGCGAGGACAACGATGGCTTCCAGGACGACGACGGCTGCCCCGACCTCGACAACGACGGCGACGGCGTCGTCGACGCCAACGACCAGTGCACCGAGGAGCCCGAGGATCGGGACGGCTACCAGGACGACGACGGCTGCCCGGAGCGCGACAACGACGGCGACGGGATCCAGGACATCGCCGACCGCTGCCCCGACGACGCCGAGGACATCGACGGCTTCGACGACGGCGACGGCTGCTCCGACGAGGACAACGACGGCGACGGCTTCGCCGACAAGAACGACAAGTGCCCCGACGACCCCGAGACCGTCAACGGCGTCGACGACGACGACGGCTGCCCCGACGTCCGCACCCAGACCGGCCCGGTCGAGGCGGTCGATCGCATCGACCTGCGCGGCAACAAGATCGAGTTCAGCGGCACCGCGCTGACGCCGGCGTCGAAGGTCATCCTCGGTCAGGTGGCCGCGATCGTGCGCGACAAGAAGCTGTCGGTGCGCATCGAGGTCCACGTGGCGCTGGGCACCAAGTCCAAGAACGCCCGGACCATCGCGTCCCAGAAGAAGAAGGACAAGGACCAGGCCGGCAAGCGCGGCCAGGCGGTGCTCGAGTACCTGGTGACCCAGGGGGTGCCGGTGGCGCAGATCCAGGCGGTGGGCCTCGGCTCCGACCGACCGCTCGGCGCCAGCCTCCCGACCGATGCCATCAACGACCGCGTCGACTTCATCAAGTCGCAGCAGAGGACGCCATGA
- a CDS encoding PEGA domain-containing protein: protein MNQLIRGVAGALVVLAAATASAQPSSQFLSEFQAGTDAYRLGDYDTARAHLERAVAIDPSLPGPSRFLAAVDVAESKWEDCIGHARTAIIANPASSEIIATRKLHDDCRAALGRAPFTGDYADGGALLVLTNISGAALTIGGLRAGATPLPPRPIALGPVEVVATKAGWKTARGSVTVIPGVVTDLELVLEEEPTSLDVVGDPVVPDHGWLRLDAPVDAAVIIDSAPGVLDERGRYQLSTGEHAVEVSAPGYLPYRTKIRVQRGQEQRVRVPRDSVGARATRRRNGTIALGTAAGLGALGAVTGWMAMSAADEARDWATIERQRPQGVPLSESGMYAPVHTRADIEARGDRSHTLGLVSGVAFAASAAALATGIYFLVKTPTDTPVEVGPVIGDGWGVAVRGVLP from the coding sequence ATGAACCAACTCATCCGCGGAGTAGCTGGCGCGCTGGTCGTGCTGGCGGCGGCGACGGCGTCGGCGCAGCCGTCGTCGCAGTTCCTGAGCGAGTTCCAGGCGGGCACCGACGCCTACCGGCTCGGTGACTACGACACGGCCCGGGCCCACCTCGAGCGCGCGGTCGCGATCGATCCGTCGCTGCCGGGACCGTCGCGGTTCCTGGCCGCGGTCGACGTCGCCGAGAGCAAGTGGGAGGACTGCATCGGGCACGCCCGCACGGCGATCATCGCCAACCCGGCGTCGTCCGAGATCATCGCGACCCGCAAGCTCCACGACGACTGCCGCGCGGCGCTGGGGCGCGCCCCGTTCACCGGCGACTACGCCGACGGCGGCGCGCTCTTGGTGCTGACCAACATCTCGGGCGCGGCGCTGACGATCGGCGGGCTGCGCGCTGGCGCCACGCCGCTGCCGCCGCGGCCGATCGCCCTGGGGCCGGTCGAGGTGGTCGCGACCAAGGCCGGGTGGAAGACCGCGCGCGGCTCGGTCACCGTGATCCCCGGGGTCGTGACCGATCTCGAGCTCGTCCTCGAGGAGGAGCCGACCAGCCTCGACGTCGTCGGCGATCCGGTCGTGCCCGACCACGGCTGGCTCCGCCTCGACGCGCCGGTCGACGCGGCGGTGATCATCGACAGCGCGCCCGGCGTGCTCGACGAGCGCGGCCGCTATCAGCTCAGCACCGGCGAGCACGCGGTCGAGGTGTCGGCGCCCGGCTACCTGCCGTACCGCACGAAGATCCGGGTCCAGCGCGGTCAGGAGCAGCGCGTGCGCGTGCCGCGCGACTCGGTCGGCGCGCGGGCGACGCGTCGGCGCAACGGCACGATCGCGCTCGGCACCGCCGCCGGGCTGGGCGCGCTCGGCGCGGTCACCGGCTGGATGGCGATGAGCGCCGCCGACGAGGCCCGCGACTGGGCCACGATCGAGCGGCAGCGGCCGCAGGGCGTGCCCTTGTCCGAGTCGGGCATGTACGCGCCGGTCCACACCCGCGCCGACATCGAGGCCCGCGGCGATCGATCCCACACGCTCGGCCTGGTCAGCGGCGTCGCGTTCGCGGCCTCGGCCGCCGCGCTCGCGACCGGCATCTACTTCCTGGTGAAGACGCCGACCGACACGCCGGTCGAGGTCGGCCCGGTGATCGGCGACGGCTGGGGCGTCGCCGTGCGAGGAGTGCTGCCATGA